A single genomic interval of Symphalangus syndactylus isolate Jambi chromosome 18, NHGRI_mSymSyn1-v2.1_pri, whole genome shotgun sequence harbors:
- the PES1 gene encoding pescadillo homolog isoform X2, with amino-acid sequence MGGLEKKKYERGSATNYITRNKARKKLQLSLADFRRLCILKGIYPHEPKHKKKVNKGSTAARTFYLIKDIRFLLHEPIVSKFREYKVFVRKLRKAYGKSEWNTVERLKDNKPNYKLDHIIKERYPTFIDALRDLDDALSMCFLFSTFPRTGKCHVQTIQLCRRLTVEFMHYIIAARALRKVFLSIKGIYYQAEVLGQPIVWITPYAFSHDHPTDVDYRVMATFTEFYTTLLGFVNFRLYQLLNLHYPPKLESQAQAEAKASEGTYALDSESSMEKLAALSASLARVVVPATEEEAEVDEFPTDGEMSLQEEDRRKELEAQEKHKKLFEGLKFFLNREVPREALAFIIRSFGGEVSWDKSLCIGATYDVTDSRITHQIVDRPGQQTSVIGRCYVQPQWVFDSVNARLLLPVAEYFAGVQLPPHLSPFVTEKEGDYIPPEKLKLLALQRGEDPGNLNESEEEEEEDDDNEGAGDEGGENEEEEEEDAEAGSEKEEEARLAALEEQRMEGKKPRVMAGTLKLEDKQRLAQEEESEAKRLAIMMMKKREKYLYQKIMFGKRRKIREANKLAEKRKAHDEAVRSEKKAKKARPE; translated from the exons ATGGGAGGCCTTGAGAAGAAGAAG TATGAACGAGGCTCAGCCACCAACTACATCACCCGGAACAAAGCCCGGAAGAAGCTCCAGTTGAGCTTGGCTGACTTTAG GCGGCTGTGCATTCTGAAGGGCATTTATCCCCATGAACCCAAACACAAGAAGAAGGTTAACAAGGGTTCTACAGCAGCCCGAACGTTTTACCTTATCAAAGACATCAGGTTTCTCCTCCATGAGCCCATCGTCAGCAAGTTCCGGGAGTACAAG gtGTTCGTCCGGAAGCTCCGGAAGGCTTATGGGAAGAGCGAGTGGAACACCGTAGAGCGTTTAAAGGACAATAAGCCCAACTACAAACTTGACCACATCATCAAGGAACG GTACCCCACGTTCATCGATGCCCTGCGGGACCTGGACGATGCCCTCTCCATGTGCTTCCTCTTTTCCACCTTCCCACGGACTGGCAAGTGCCACGTGCAGACCATTCAGCTGTGCCGCCGGCTCACTGTGGAGTTCATGCACTACATTATCGCCGCCCGTGCCCTGCGCAAG gtCTTCCTGTCCATCAAAGGCATTTACTACCAGGCCGAGGTACTGGGGCAGCCCATCGTGTGGATCACTCCCTATGCCTTCTCCCATGAC CACCCGACAGACGTGGACTACAGGGTCATGGCCACCTTCACTGAGTTCTACACCACGCTGCTGGGATTTGTCAACTTCCGCCTTTACCAGTTGCTCAACCTCCACTACCCCCCGAAG CTCGAGAGTCAGGCCCAAGCAGAGGCAAAGGCCAGTGAGGGCACCTACGCGTTGGACTCCGAGAGCTCTATGGAG AAACTGGCGGCCCTCAGTGCCAGCCTGGCccgcgtggtggtgcctgccacagaggaggaggccgaggtggatgagTTTCCCACTGATGGG GAGATGTCACTGCAGGAGGAAGACCGCAGGAAGGAGCTGGAGGCGCAGGAGAAGCACAAGAAGCTTTTTGAGGGCCTGAAGTTCTTCCTGAACCGAGAGGTGCCCCGTGAGGCCCTGGCCTTCATCATCAG GAGTTTTGGGGGGGAAGTGTCCTGGGACAAATCTTTGTGCATCGGGGCCACCTATGACGTCACAGACTCCCGCATCACCCACCAGATTGTTGACCGGCCTGGGCAGCAGACCTCAGTCATTGGCAG GTGCTATGTGCAGCCACAGTGGGTGTTTGACTCGGTGAACGCCAGGCTCCTCCTCCCCGTGGCAGAGTACTTCGCTGGGGTGCAGCTGCCCCCACACCTTTCACCCTTCGTGACCGAGAAGGAAGGAGATTACATTCCACCTGAGAAGCTGAAGCTGCTGGCTCTGCAGCGGGGAGAGGACCCAG GAAACCTGAATGAgtcagaagaggaggaggaagaggacgaCGACAATGAAGGTGCTGGTGATGAAGGGggagaaaatgaggaggaggaggaggaagatgcagAGGCTGGttcagaaaaggaggaagaggcccGGCTGGCAGCCCTGGAGGAGCAGAGGATGGAGGGGAAG AAGCCCAGGGTGATGGCAGGCACCTTGAAGCTGGAGGATAAGCAGCGGCTGGCCCAGGAGGAGGAGAGTGAGGCCAAGCGCCTGGCCATTATGATGATGAAGAAGCGGGAGAAGTACCTGTACCAGAAGATCATGTTTGGCAAGAGGCGAAAAATCCGAGAG GCCAACAAGCTGGCGGAGAAGCGGAAAGCCCACGATGAGGCGGTGAGGTCTGAGAAGAAGGCCAAGAAGGCAAGGCCAGAGTGA
- the PES1 gene encoding pescadillo homolog isoform X5 encodes MGGLEKKKYERGSATNYITRNKARKKLQLSLADFRRLCILKGIYPHEPKHKKKVNKGSTAARTFYLIKDIRFLLHEPIVSKFREYKVFVRKLRKAYGKSEWNTVERLKDNKPNYKLDHIIKERYPTFIDALRDLDDALSMCFLFSTFPRTGKCHVQTIQLCRRLTVEFMHYIIAARALRKVFLSIKGIYYQAEVLGQPIVWITPYAFSHDHPTDVDYRVMATFTEFYTTLLGFVNFRLYQLLNLHYPPKLESQAQAEAKASEGTYALDSESSMEKLAALSASLARVVVPATEEEAEVDEFPTDGEEDRRKELEAQEKHKKLFEGLKFFLNREVPREALAFIIRSFGGEVSWDKSLCIGATYDVTDSRITHQIVDRPGQQTSVIGRCYVQPQWVFDSVNARLLLPVAEYFAGVQLPPHLSPFVTEKEGDYIPPEKLKLLALQRGEDPGNLNESEEEEEEDDDNEGAGDEGGENEEEEEEDAEAGSEKEEEARLAALEEQRMEGKPRVMAGTLKLEDKQRLAQEEESEAKRLAIMMMKKREKYLYQKIMFGKRRKIREANKLAEKRKAHDEAVRSEKKAKKARPE; translated from the exons ATGGGAGGCCTTGAGAAGAAGAAG TATGAACGAGGCTCAGCCACCAACTACATCACCCGGAACAAAGCCCGGAAGAAGCTCCAGTTGAGCTTGGCTGACTTTAG GCGGCTGTGCATTCTGAAGGGCATTTATCCCCATGAACCCAAACACAAGAAGAAGGTTAACAAGGGTTCTACAGCAGCCCGAACGTTTTACCTTATCAAAGACATCAGGTTTCTCCTCCATGAGCCCATCGTCAGCAAGTTCCGGGAGTACAAG gtGTTCGTCCGGAAGCTCCGGAAGGCTTATGGGAAGAGCGAGTGGAACACCGTAGAGCGTTTAAAGGACAATAAGCCCAACTACAAACTTGACCACATCATCAAGGAACG GTACCCCACGTTCATCGATGCCCTGCGGGACCTGGACGATGCCCTCTCCATGTGCTTCCTCTTTTCCACCTTCCCACGGACTGGCAAGTGCCACGTGCAGACCATTCAGCTGTGCCGCCGGCTCACTGTGGAGTTCATGCACTACATTATCGCCGCCCGTGCCCTGCGCAAG gtCTTCCTGTCCATCAAAGGCATTTACTACCAGGCCGAGGTACTGGGGCAGCCCATCGTGTGGATCACTCCCTATGCCTTCTCCCATGAC CACCCGACAGACGTGGACTACAGGGTCATGGCCACCTTCACTGAGTTCTACACCACGCTGCTGGGATTTGTCAACTTCCGCCTTTACCAGTTGCTCAACCTCCACTACCCCCCGAAG CTCGAGAGTCAGGCCCAAGCAGAGGCAAAGGCCAGTGAGGGCACCTACGCGTTGGACTCCGAGAGCTCTATGGAG AAACTGGCGGCCCTCAGTGCCAGCCTGGCccgcgtggtggtgcctgccacagaggaggaggccgaggtggatgagTTTCCCACTGATGGG GAGGAAGACCGCAGGAAGGAGCTGGAGGCGCAGGAGAAGCACAAGAAGCTTTTTGAGGGCCTGAAGTTCTTCCTGAACCGAGAGGTGCCCCGTGAGGCCCTGGCCTTCATCATCAG GAGTTTTGGGGGGGAAGTGTCCTGGGACAAATCTTTGTGCATCGGGGCCACCTATGACGTCACAGACTCCCGCATCACCCACCAGATTGTTGACCGGCCTGGGCAGCAGACCTCAGTCATTGGCAG GTGCTATGTGCAGCCACAGTGGGTGTTTGACTCGGTGAACGCCAGGCTCCTCCTCCCCGTGGCAGAGTACTTCGCTGGGGTGCAGCTGCCCCCACACCTTTCACCCTTCGTGACCGAGAAGGAAGGAGATTACATTCCACCTGAGAAGCTGAAGCTGCTGGCTCTGCAGCGGGGAGAGGACCCAG GAAACCTGAATGAgtcagaagaggaggaggaagaggacgaCGACAATGAAGGTGCTGGTGATGAAGGGggagaaaatgaggaggaggaggaggaagatgcagAGGCTGGttcagaaaaggaggaagaggcccGGCTGGCAGCCCTGGAGGAGCAGAGGATGGAGGGGAAG CCCAGGGTGATGGCAGGCACCTTGAAGCTGGAGGATAAGCAGCGGCTGGCCCAGGAGGAGGAGAGTGAGGCCAAGCGCCTGGCCATTATGATGATGAAGAAGCGGGAGAAGTACCTGTACCAGAAGATCATGTTTGGCAAGAGGCGAAAAATCCGAGAG GCCAACAAGCTGGCGGAGAAGCGGAAAGCCCACGATGAGGCGGTGAGGTCTGAGAAGAAGGCCAAGAAGGCAAGGCCAGAGTGA
- the PES1 gene encoding pescadillo homolog isoform X4, whose amino-acid sequence MGGLEKKKYERGSATNYITRNKARKKLQLSLADFRRLCILKGIYPHEPKHKKKVNKGSTAARTFYLIKDIRFLLHEPIVSKFREYKVFVRKLRKAYGKSEWNTVERLKDNKPNYKLDHIIKERYPTFIDALRDLDDALSMCFLFSTFPRTGKCHVQTIQLCRRLTVEFMHYIIAARALRKVFLSIKGIYYQAEVLGQPIVWITPYAFSHDHPTDVDYRVMATFTEFYTTLLGFVNFRLYQLLNLHYPPKLESQAQAEAKASEGTYALDSESSMEKLAALSASLARVVVPATEEEAEVDEFPTDGEEDRRKELEAQEKHKKLFEGLKFFLNREVPREALAFIIRSFGGEVSWDKSLCIGATYDVTDSRITHQIVDRPGQQTSVIGRCYVQPQWVFDSVNARLLLPVAEYFAGVQLPPHLSPFVTEKEGDYIPPEKLKLLALQRGEDPGNLNESEEEEEEDDDNEGAGDEGGENEEEEEEDAEAGSEKEEEARLAALEEQRMEGKKPRVMAGTLKLEDKQRLAQEEESEAKRLAIMMMKKREKYLYQKIMFGKRRKIREANKLAEKRKAHDEAVRSEKKAKKARPE is encoded by the exons ATGGGAGGCCTTGAGAAGAAGAAG TATGAACGAGGCTCAGCCACCAACTACATCACCCGGAACAAAGCCCGGAAGAAGCTCCAGTTGAGCTTGGCTGACTTTAG GCGGCTGTGCATTCTGAAGGGCATTTATCCCCATGAACCCAAACACAAGAAGAAGGTTAACAAGGGTTCTACAGCAGCCCGAACGTTTTACCTTATCAAAGACATCAGGTTTCTCCTCCATGAGCCCATCGTCAGCAAGTTCCGGGAGTACAAG gtGTTCGTCCGGAAGCTCCGGAAGGCTTATGGGAAGAGCGAGTGGAACACCGTAGAGCGTTTAAAGGACAATAAGCCCAACTACAAACTTGACCACATCATCAAGGAACG GTACCCCACGTTCATCGATGCCCTGCGGGACCTGGACGATGCCCTCTCCATGTGCTTCCTCTTTTCCACCTTCCCACGGACTGGCAAGTGCCACGTGCAGACCATTCAGCTGTGCCGCCGGCTCACTGTGGAGTTCATGCACTACATTATCGCCGCCCGTGCCCTGCGCAAG gtCTTCCTGTCCATCAAAGGCATTTACTACCAGGCCGAGGTACTGGGGCAGCCCATCGTGTGGATCACTCCCTATGCCTTCTCCCATGAC CACCCGACAGACGTGGACTACAGGGTCATGGCCACCTTCACTGAGTTCTACACCACGCTGCTGGGATTTGTCAACTTCCGCCTTTACCAGTTGCTCAACCTCCACTACCCCCCGAAG CTCGAGAGTCAGGCCCAAGCAGAGGCAAAGGCCAGTGAGGGCACCTACGCGTTGGACTCCGAGAGCTCTATGGAG AAACTGGCGGCCCTCAGTGCCAGCCTGGCccgcgtggtggtgcctgccacagaggaggaggccgaggtggatgagTTTCCCACTGATGGG GAGGAAGACCGCAGGAAGGAGCTGGAGGCGCAGGAGAAGCACAAGAAGCTTTTTGAGGGCCTGAAGTTCTTCCTGAACCGAGAGGTGCCCCGTGAGGCCCTGGCCTTCATCATCAG GAGTTTTGGGGGGGAAGTGTCCTGGGACAAATCTTTGTGCATCGGGGCCACCTATGACGTCACAGACTCCCGCATCACCCACCAGATTGTTGACCGGCCTGGGCAGCAGACCTCAGTCATTGGCAG GTGCTATGTGCAGCCACAGTGGGTGTTTGACTCGGTGAACGCCAGGCTCCTCCTCCCCGTGGCAGAGTACTTCGCTGGGGTGCAGCTGCCCCCACACCTTTCACCCTTCGTGACCGAGAAGGAAGGAGATTACATTCCACCTGAGAAGCTGAAGCTGCTGGCTCTGCAGCGGGGAGAGGACCCAG GAAACCTGAATGAgtcagaagaggaggaggaagaggacgaCGACAATGAAGGTGCTGGTGATGAAGGGggagaaaatgaggaggaggaggaggaagatgcagAGGCTGGttcagaaaaggaggaagaggcccGGCTGGCAGCCCTGGAGGAGCAGAGGATGGAGGGGAAG AAGCCCAGGGTGATGGCAGGCACCTTGAAGCTGGAGGATAAGCAGCGGCTGGCCCAGGAGGAGGAGAGTGAGGCCAAGCGCCTGGCCATTATGATGATGAAGAAGCGGGAGAAGTACCTGTACCAGAAGATCATGTTTGGCAAGAGGCGAAAAATCCGAGAG GCCAACAAGCTGGCGGAGAAGCGGAAAGCCCACGATGAGGCGGTGAGGTCTGAGAAGAAGGCCAAGAAGGCAAGGCCAGAGTGA
- the PES1 gene encoding pescadillo homolog isoform X1 produces the protein MGGLEKKKYERGSATNYITRNKARKKLQLSLADFRRLCILKGIYPHEPKHKKKVNKGSTAARTFYLIKDIRFLLHEPIVSKFREYKVFVRKLRKAYGKSEWNTVERLKDNKPNYKLDHIIKERYPTFIDALRDLDDALSMCFLFSTFPRTGKCHVQTIQLCRRLTVEFMHYIIAARALRKVFLSIKGIYYQAEVLGQPIVWITPYAFSHDHPTDVDYRVMATFTEFYTTLLGFVNFRLYQLLNLHYPPKLESQAQAEAKASEGTYALDSESSMEKLAALSASLARVVVPATEEEAEVDEFPTDGEEDRRKELEAQEKHKKLFEGLKFFLNREVPREALAFIIRSFGGEVSWDKSLCIGATYDVTDSRITHQIVDRPGQQTSVIGRCYVQPQWVFDSVNARLLLPVAEYFAGVQLPPHLSPFVTEKEGDYIPPEKLKLLALQRGEDPGNLNESEEEEEEDDDNEGAGDEGGENEEEEEEDAEAGSEKEEEARLAALEEQRMEGKKPRVMAGTLKLEDKQRLAQEEESEAKRLAIMMMKKREKYLYQKIMFGKRRKIREVSSCRPLETQVWPPDPTAQVNLCGLGPTSRQTEALLAFS, from the exons ATGGGAGGCCTTGAGAAGAAGAAG TATGAACGAGGCTCAGCCACCAACTACATCACCCGGAACAAAGCCCGGAAGAAGCTCCAGTTGAGCTTGGCTGACTTTAG GCGGCTGTGCATTCTGAAGGGCATTTATCCCCATGAACCCAAACACAAGAAGAAGGTTAACAAGGGTTCTACAGCAGCCCGAACGTTTTACCTTATCAAAGACATCAGGTTTCTCCTCCATGAGCCCATCGTCAGCAAGTTCCGGGAGTACAAG gtGTTCGTCCGGAAGCTCCGGAAGGCTTATGGGAAGAGCGAGTGGAACACCGTAGAGCGTTTAAAGGACAATAAGCCCAACTACAAACTTGACCACATCATCAAGGAACG GTACCCCACGTTCATCGATGCCCTGCGGGACCTGGACGATGCCCTCTCCATGTGCTTCCTCTTTTCCACCTTCCCACGGACTGGCAAGTGCCACGTGCAGACCATTCAGCTGTGCCGCCGGCTCACTGTGGAGTTCATGCACTACATTATCGCCGCCCGTGCCCTGCGCAAG gtCTTCCTGTCCATCAAAGGCATTTACTACCAGGCCGAGGTACTGGGGCAGCCCATCGTGTGGATCACTCCCTATGCCTTCTCCCATGAC CACCCGACAGACGTGGACTACAGGGTCATGGCCACCTTCACTGAGTTCTACACCACGCTGCTGGGATTTGTCAACTTCCGCCTTTACCAGTTGCTCAACCTCCACTACCCCCCGAAG CTCGAGAGTCAGGCCCAAGCAGAGGCAAAGGCCAGTGAGGGCACCTACGCGTTGGACTCCGAGAGCTCTATGGAG AAACTGGCGGCCCTCAGTGCCAGCCTGGCccgcgtggtggtgcctgccacagaggaggaggccgaggtggatgagTTTCCCACTGATGGG GAGGAAGACCGCAGGAAGGAGCTGGAGGCGCAGGAGAAGCACAAGAAGCTTTTTGAGGGCCTGAAGTTCTTCCTGAACCGAGAGGTGCCCCGTGAGGCCCTGGCCTTCATCATCAG GAGTTTTGGGGGGGAAGTGTCCTGGGACAAATCTTTGTGCATCGGGGCCACCTATGACGTCACAGACTCCCGCATCACCCACCAGATTGTTGACCGGCCTGGGCAGCAGACCTCAGTCATTGGCAG GTGCTATGTGCAGCCACAGTGGGTGTTTGACTCGGTGAACGCCAGGCTCCTCCTCCCCGTGGCAGAGTACTTCGCTGGGGTGCAGCTGCCCCCACACCTTTCACCCTTCGTGACCGAGAAGGAAGGAGATTACATTCCACCTGAGAAGCTGAAGCTGCTGGCTCTGCAGCGGGGAGAGGACCCAG GAAACCTGAATGAgtcagaagaggaggaggaagaggacgaCGACAATGAAGGTGCTGGTGATGAAGGGggagaaaatgaggaggaggaggaggaagatgcagAGGCTGGttcagaaaaggaggaagaggcccGGCTGGCAGCCCTGGAGGAGCAGAGGATGGAGGGGAAG AAGCCCAGGGTGATGGCAGGCACCTTGAAGCTGGAGGATAAGCAGCGGCTGGCCCAGGAGGAGGAGAGTGAGGCCAAGCGCCTGGCCATTATGATGATGAAGAAGCGGGAGAAGTACCTGTACCAGAAGATCATGTTTGGCAAGAGGCGAAAAATCCGAGAGGTGAGTTCCTGCCGCCCACTTGAGACCCAGGTGTGGCCACCAGACCCAACTGCACAGGTGAACTTATGTGGCCTGGGGCCCACCTCTAGGCAGACTGAGGCTCTCCTAGCCTTTTCCTGA
- the PES1 gene encoding pescadillo homolog isoform X3, with amino-acid sequence MGGLEKKKYERGSATNYITRNKARKKLQLSLADFRRLCILKGIYPHEPKHKKKVNKGSTAARTFYLIKDIRFLLHEPIVSKFREYKVFVRKLRKAYGKSEWNTVERLKDNKPNYKLDHIIKERYPTFIDALRDLDDALSMCFLFSTFPRTGKCHVQTIQLCRRLTVEFMHYIIAARALRKVFLSIKGIYYQAEVLGQPIVWITPYAFSHDHPTDVDYRVMATFTEFYTTLLGFVNFRLYQLLNLHYPPKLESQAQAEAKASEGTYALDSESSMEKLAALSASLARVVVPATEEEAEVDEFPTDGEMSLQEEDRRKELEAQEKHKKLFEGLKFFLNREVPREALAFIIRSFGGEVSWDKSLCIGATYDVTDSRITHQIVDRPGQQTSVIGRCYVQPQWVFDSVNARLLLPVAEYFAGVQLPPHLSPFVTEKEGDYIPPEKLKLLALQRGEDPGNLNESEEEEEEDDDNEGAGDEGGENEEEEEEDAEAGSEKEEEARLAALEEQRMEGKPRVMAGTLKLEDKQRLAQEEESEAKRLAIMMMKKREKYLYQKIMFGKRRKIREANKLAEKRKAHDEAVRSEKKAKKARPE; translated from the exons ATGGGAGGCCTTGAGAAGAAGAAG TATGAACGAGGCTCAGCCACCAACTACATCACCCGGAACAAAGCCCGGAAGAAGCTCCAGTTGAGCTTGGCTGACTTTAG GCGGCTGTGCATTCTGAAGGGCATTTATCCCCATGAACCCAAACACAAGAAGAAGGTTAACAAGGGTTCTACAGCAGCCCGAACGTTTTACCTTATCAAAGACATCAGGTTTCTCCTCCATGAGCCCATCGTCAGCAAGTTCCGGGAGTACAAG gtGTTCGTCCGGAAGCTCCGGAAGGCTTATGGGAAGAGCGAGTGGAACACCGTAGAGCGTTTAAAGGACAATAAGCCCAACTACAAACTTGACCACATCATCAAGGAACG GTACCCCACGTTCATCGATGCCCTGCGGGACCTGGACGATGCCCTCTCCATGTGCTTCCTCTTTTCCACCTTCCCACGGACTGGCAAGTGCCACGTGCAGACCATTCAGCTGTGCCGCCGGCTCACTGTGGAGTTCATGCACTACATTATCGCCGCCCGTGCCCTGCGCAAG gtCTTCCTGTCCATCAAAGGCATTTACTACCAGGCCGAGGTACTGGGGCAGCCCATCGTGTGGATCACTCCCTATGCCTTCTCCCATGAC CACCCGACAGACGTGGACTACAGGGTCATGGCCACCTTCACTGAGTTCTACACCACGCTGCTGGGATTTGTCAACTTCCGCCTTTACCAGTTGCTCAACCTCCACTACCCCCCGAAG CTCGAGAGTCAGGCCCAAGCAGAGGCAAAGGCCAGTGAGGGCACCTACGCGTTGGACTCCGAGAGCTCTATGGAG AAACTGGCGGCCCTCAGTGCCAGCCTGGCccgcgtggtggtgcctgccacagaggaggaggccgaggtggatgagTTTCCCACTGATGGG GAGATGTCACTGCAGGAGGAAGACCGCAGGAAGGAGCTGGAGGCGCAGGAGAAGCACAAGAAGCTTTTTGAGGGCCTGAAGTTCTTCCTGAACCGAGAGGTGCCCCGTGAGGCCCTGGCCTTCATCATCAG GAGTTTTGGGGGGGAAGTGTCCTGGGACAAATCTTTGTGCATCGGGGCCACCTATGACGTCACAGACTCCCGCATCACCCACCAGATTGTTGACCGGCCTGGGCAGCAGACCTCAGTCATTGGCAG GTGCTATGTGCAGCCACAGTGGGTGTTTGACTCGGTGAACGCCAGGCTCCTCCTCCCCGTGGCAGAGTACTTCGCTGGGGTGCAGCTGCCCCCACACCTTTCACCCTTCGTGACCGAGAAGGAAGGAGATTACATTCCACCTGAGAAGCTGAAGCTGCTGGCTCTGCAGCGGGGAGAGGACCCAG GAAACCTGAATGAgtcagaagaggaggaggaagaggacgaCGACAATGAAGGTGCTGGTGATGAAGGGggagaaaatgaggaggaggaggaggaagatgcagAGGCTGGttcagaaaaggaggaagaggcccGGCTGGCAGCCCTGGAGGAGCAGAGGATGGAGGGGAAG CCCAGGGTGATGGCAGGCACCTTGAAGCTGGAGGATAAGCAGCGGCTGGCCCAGGAGGAGGAGAGTGAGGCCAAGCGCCTGGCCATTATGATGATGAAGAAGCGGGAGAAGTACCTGTACCAGAAGATCATGTTTGGCAAGAGGCGAAAAATCCGAGAG GCCAACAAGCTGGCGGAGAAGCGGAAAGCCCACGATGAGGCGGTGAGGTCTGAGAAGAAGGCCAAGAAGGCAAGGCCAGAGTGA